A stretch of the Nicotiana tabacum cultivar K326 chromosome 6, ASM71507v2, whole genome shotgun sequence genome encodes the following:
- the LOC142182011 gene encoding uncharacterized protein LOC142182011, with the protein MAKDSELWDIICDGPHVPMKKLEETGPMVPKNRKEYRPDEYNRVSACNTAKEIWKVLQTAYEGTTQVKQSKTDMLTTKYELFRMNDDESTQDMHTKFTSIINELHLLGDVIPRNKLVRKILSVLPGSWESKVNAITKAKDLQTLTMDKLIGNLKTYEMKRKKDSERREPKKEKNLVLKAESSDSSDEDSDMAYLTKRFQKMVQKNGGIPRRDSSSKARNNDLCHRCRKPGHFIKDCPLAKQEQYKQNPDKAAKRNLAFATWGDSSSESEREPNAENSFMMAVETEATKYDSLFALMAQSDKDEEDEDDKVNFIDVQRNLKSYSSKKLRSLANVLIDAYYSLDNDKEILT; encoded by the exons ATGGCCAAAGATTCAGAACTGTGGGACATCATCTGTGATGGTCCACATGTCCCTATGAAGAAGCTTGAAGAAACTGGACCAATGGTGCCGAAAAACAGAAAGGAGTATA GACCCGATGAGTACAACAGAGTCTCAGCTTGTAAtactgccaaagaaatatggaAAGTGTTGCAAACTGCATATGAAGGAACTACTCAGGTTAAACAATCCAAGACTGACATGCTCACCACAAAGtatgagctcttcaggatgaatGATGATGAGTCTACACAGGATATGCACACCAAattcacctccatcataaatgagcttcatttACTTGGAGATGTTATTCCCAGAAATAAACTTGTAAGAAAAATCCTCAGTGTTCTACCTGGTTCatgggaaagtaaggtaaatgctATCACTAAAGCTAAAGACCTACAAACTCTAACCATGGATAAGTTGATTGGTAATCTGAAgacatacgagatgaaaagaaagaaagacagtgaaAGGAGAGAGccgaagaaggaaaagaacctggtgcTCAAAGCTGAAAGCAGTGATTCAAGTGATGAAGATAGTGACATGGCCTACCTTACTaaaagatttcaaaagatggttcaAAAAAATGGTGGTATACCAAGGAGGGACAGTTCAAGTAAAGCAAGGAACAACGATCTTTGTCACAGGTGCAGAAAgccagggcatttcatcaaagattgcCCACTCGCGAAACAGGAGCAATACAAACAAAATCCTGACAAAGCAGcaaaaaggaacctg GCTTTTGCTacttggggagactcctccagtgaATCAGAAAGGgaaccaaatgcagaaaatagtTTCATGATGGCAGTAGAAACTGAAGCAACGAAGTATGACTCATTGTTCGCGCTGATGGCTCAGTCTGAtaaggatgaagaagatgaagacgataAGGTAAATTTTAttgatgttcagagaaatctgaaatcctactcttctAAGAAGTTGAGGTCATTAGCCAATGTTTTAATTGATGCTTATTATAGCCTTGATAATGATAAGGAGATCCTGACTTAG